The following are from one region of the Vitis riparia cultivar Riparia Gloire de Montpellier isolate 1030 chromosome 14, EGFV_Vit.rip_1.0, whole genome shotgun sequence genome:
- the LOC117930123 gene encoding RHOMBOID-like protein 9, chloroplastic — protein MAVVPVCHKMSYKDQAYPIQKIIRQSEKGFGWDCIGIQEGSGCFSSMCSDSTGISIKLKARVHNRSLLQFRHRTELHGLHRMSYTESCLRSISENASQRENLGTVWSASESSTNEKQLRLLDLYFGKLHNEDDGSSLHSSDKKTELMDQSGQFKPKEGLGSLEDHLGKINKDATSENYLPSSPCDKIDEDKHDIEPFSTTEDVNPVDEGKLKSYAELRNKDGDSGPKNSREQQPYDETSDLYLISILVSINIAVVLFELASPIRNSDLELSSLPLMYGAKINDLILVGEWWRLVTPMFLHSGIFHVALGCWVLLTFGPQVCRGYGSFTFFLIYILGGISGNLTSFLHTPDLTVGGTGPVFAIIGAWVIHQIQNKDVIAKDVSESMYEKAIIATALSSILSHFCPIDDWTHFGAAFTGIAYGYFTCPTLQLNHTSSKTGQKEGITLVRRYADPCKSLIIFTLFVLVLICVLFFIEPPLNTLVFSSFE, from the exons ATGGCTGTGGTTCCAGTATGCCACAAAATGTCCTACAAAGACCAAGCATAtccaattcaaaaaataatcagACAGAGTGAGAAAGGCTTCGGCTGGGATTGTATTGGCATTCAAGAGGGTTCAGGGTGCTTTTCTTCAATGTGCAGTGATTCTACTGGTATATCCATAAAGCTGAAGGCAAGGGTTCATAACAGAAGCCTTTTGCAGTTTCGCCACAGAACTGAGTTGCATGGCTTACATAGGATGTCTTACACAGAAAGCTGTTTGAGATCCATTTCAGAAAATGCTTCACAAAGAGAAAATTTGGGCACAGTTTGGTCTGCATCAGAATCTAGTACCAATGAGAAGCAACTGAGATTGTTAGATTTGTATTTTGGGAAGCTCCACAATGAAGATGATGGGTCTTCTTTACATTCTTCTGACAAAAAGACAGAGTTAATGGATCAAAGTGGTCAATTCAAACCAAAAGAGGGGCTGGGATCTCTTGAAGATCATCTTGGCAAAATTAATAAAG ATGCAACCTCAGAAAACTACTTACCATCTTCTCCTTGTGACAAAATTGATGAAGACAAGCATGACATTGAACCATTCTCTACCACTGAAGATGTTAATCCAGTGGATGAAGGAAAACTGAAAAGCTATGCTGAGTTAAGAAACAAGGATGGTGACAGTGGTCCAAAGAATTCTCGAGAGCAACAACCATATGATGAAACTTCTGATCTTTATTTGAT AAGTATATTGGTGTCTATCAACATTGCAGTTGTTCTATTTGAACTAGCATCTCCAATTAGGAACTCTGACTTGGAACTCTCGTCTCTCCCATTAATGTACGGAGCAAAGATAAATGATTTGATCCTAGTTGGAGAATGGTGGAGGCTAGTGACACCAATGTTTCTG CACTCTGGAATTTTTCATGTAGCTCTTGGATGTTGGGTGCTTCTTACATTTGGGCCTCAAGTTTGCAGAGGATATGGttcatttacatttttcttgatatatatactGGGAGGAATCTCTGGCAACTTGACCAGCTTTCTTCACACACCTGACCTGACTGTCGGCGGGACA GGACCGGTGTTTGCCATAATTGGGGCTTGGGTCATCCATCAAATCCAGAATAAAGATGTCATTGCAAAGGATGTTTCGGAGAGTATGTATGAGAAGGCGATTATTGCTACTGCTCTGAGCTCAATATTAAGTCATTTCTGTCCAATTGATGATTG GACACATTTCGGTGCGGCTTTTACAGGTATAGCATATGGATATTTCACATGCCCAACGCTACAACTCAATCACACTTCCTCAAAAACTGGCCAAAAAGAAGGAATCACACTTGTTAGACGATATGCTGATCCTTGCAAATCACTCATTATATTTACTCTCTTCGTCCTTGTCTTAATTTGCGTGCTCTTCTTTATCGAACCTCCCCTCAACACACTGGTGTTCAGTAGCTTTGAGTAG
- the LOC117930439 gene encoding membrane protein PM19L-like, producing the protein MATGRGGRSLMGPLLAVNFVVYLIILGLAGWSLDKYIDGEQNHPHLGGNPSTSFMLIFALIAGVTGACCVVAGFLHYKAWTSDSLAAAASSAIISWAITALAVGLVCKEIILGGYRGKRLQTLEALIIVSTVSQLLYLVLLHSGLWSRRYGPGYSSSYGT; encoded by the exons ATGGCGACTGGAAGGGGTGGAAGAAGCCTGATGGGTCCTCTACTAGCAGTCAACTTTGTTGTGTATCTCATCATACTTGGACTGGCCGGTTGGTCTCTTGATAAGTACATAGATGGTGAACAGAATCACCCAC ATCTAGGTGGGAATCCATCAACAAGCTTTATGCTGATATTTGCCTTGATAGCTGGGGTCACCGGTGCCTGTTGTGTGGTGGCCGGGTTCCTGCATTATAAAGCATGGACAAGTGACAGTTTGGCCGCTGCAGCTTCTTCAGCAATCATCTCCTGGGCCATTACAGCCTTAGCCGTTGG TCTGGTGTGCAAGGAGATCATATTGGGAGGGTACAGAGGAAAGCGGTTG CAAACATTGGAAGCCCTGATCATAGTATCAACAGTGAGCCAGTTACTGTATCTGGTGCTTCTTCATTCTGGGTTGTGGAGTAGAAGGTATGGTCCAGGTTACAGCAGCAGCTATGGCACTTAG